A window of Sulfuricurvum sp. contains these coding sequences:
- a CDS encoding alpha/beta hydrolase, with product MRSKTLLLHGWGGSDNPHWQAWLAGEIAKDYGIVAFPLLDNPHFPSKNRWMKQIKSILADFEPDVVICHSLANIAWFHLCNEREISPVKRLLLVAPPHLTCSIETLKTFFPLEAPKNIFAEEVLLVTSTNDPYMSTEEASLLQKALGVEMRIIEDGGHINTASGFGEWPFVKEWLLQ from the coding sequence ATGCGCTCTAAAACATTATTGCTTCACGGTTGGGGAGGATCGGATAACCCTCATTGGCAAGCGTGGCTCGCAGGTGAAATCGCCAAAGATTATGGGATAGTGGCGTTTCCACTGTTAGATAACCCCCATTTCCCGAGTAAAAATAGATGGATGAAACAGATCAAATCGATTCTTGCCGATTTTGAACCCGATGTCGTCATCTGTCATTCGTTGGCAAATATCGCATGGTTTCATCTTTGTAATGAAAGGGAAATATCTCCCGTAAAGCGGCTATTACTCGTCGCCCCCCCTCATTTGACGTGCAGTATCGAAACCCTCAAAACCTTTTTCCCTCTCGAAGCACCTAAAAATATTTTTGCCGAAGAGGTATTGTTGGTCACCTCGACAAATGACCCCTACATGAGCACAGAAGAGGCATCACTACTTCAAAAGGCTTTGGGTGTAGAGATGAGGATCATCGAGGATGGTGGGCACATTAACACCGCCTCAGGATTCGGTGAGTGGCCATTTGTCAAAGAGTGGCTACTGCAATGA
- the dxr gene encoding 1-deoxy-D-xylulose-5-phosphate reductoisomerase, with amino-acid sequence MILLGSTGSIGVNALVIAERFSLNVDTLVAGRNIELLNQQIQKFSPKRVVVLNEEDIKHVNHPHVRAGEAAILDAIEASESQFVVNALVGFAGFRPTLKALECGKRIALANKESLVVGGAFVDTTNIVPIDSEHFGLWYLNQTPRPISRMVITASGGAFRDWPIERLSSATLSDALKHPNWSMGQKITIDSASMMNKLFELLEARWLFGEGEYDAVIETKSIIHALIDYVDGSTTAHFAHADMKLPIAYALMGKVDEPILKPANFLEIGSLEFREITTDRYPLWELRQELLANPARGVVVNAANEVAIEQFVVGQITFLELSKRILNAYEYFEDIPTSVEEIFEIDKRVRHYVRGM; translated from the coding sequence TTGATCCTTTTAGGATCTACAGGCTCTATTGGTGTTAATGCTCTCGTAATTGCCGAGAGGTTTTCACTTAATGTTGATACCCTCGTTGCGGGGCGAAACATAGAACTTCTCAATCAACAAATCCAAAAATTCTCTCCCAAGCGTGTCGTCGTCTTAAATGAGGAAGATATTAAACACGTCAATCATCCTCATGTCCGCGCAGGTGAAGCCGCGATTTTAGACGCCATCGAAGCATCTGAATCTCAATTTGTGGTGAATGCTCTTGTTGGATTCGCAGGTTTTCGTCCTACTCTCAAAGCATTAGAGTGTGGTAAGCGTATAGCATTAGCCAACAAAGAGTCGTTAGTGGTGGGTGGGGCTTTTGTCGATACCACAAACATTGTTCCCATCGATAGTGAACATTTTGGATTATGGTATCTTAATCAAACCCCTCGTCCTATCTCACGTATGGTAATTACCGCCAGTGGCGGAGCATTTCGGGATTGGCCGATTGAGCGATTATCCTCTGCAACACTTTCTGATGCACTAAAGCATCCCAATTGGTCGATGGGGCAAAAAATCACGATTGATAGTGCCTCGATGATGAATAAACTGTTTGAACTTCTCGAAGCACGTTGGTTGTTTGGAGAAGGGGAATATGACGCTGTAATCGAAACAAAATCGATTATCCATGCCCTCATCGATTATGTCGATGGTTCGACAACCGCCCATTTTGCCCACGCCGATATGAAGCTCCCGATTGCGTATGCGCTTATGGGCAAAGTGGATGAGCCGATATTAAAACCGGCAAACTTTCTCGAAATAGGTTCTCTCGAATTTCGCGAAATTACAACGGATCGATACCCGCTATGGGAACTACGACAAGAGTTATTGGCTAATCCTGCACGGGGTGTTGTAGTAAACGCAGCAAACGAAGTGGCTATTGAGCAGTTTGTTGTGGGGCAAATCACCTTTTTAGAGCTCTCCAAACGCATTTTAAACGCGTATGAATATTTTGAGGATATTCCCACATCGGTTGAGGAGATATTCGAAATCGACAAACGTGTTCGCCACTATGTAAGGGGGATGTAA
- a CDS encoding CDP-archaeol synthase: MKPSSNALQTRIITAVFLGLAALAVGLINNFWLIWIVLGVVYLLAFHESLRLYNINNNSLYVYAVILWIMASIYPYSEDLLVLSGLIFVAAVAYTQNIPFKNFLPFMYPTAGMLYLLSLYQEYGISALLWLLIVVAAADIGAYFVGKSIGRTPFSVSSPSKTREGVYGGIVVATVAGFFVGISIVENMLQAVMISMMVSISAVFGDLFESYLKRQAGVKDSGNILPGHGGILDRIDGYLFGAIIMLILLRGLA, translated from the coding sequence ATGAAACCATCCTCAAATGCGCTTCAAACGCGTATTATCACCGCTGTTTTTCTCGGTCTTGCGGCTCTTGCTGTTGGTCTAATAAACAATTTTTGGCTTATTTGGATTGTTCTAGGTGTGGTTTATCTCCTCGCTTTTCATGAGTCTCTTCGACTTTACAACATCAACAACAATTCTTTGTATGTGTACGCGGTGATTTTGTGGATTATGGCATCCATATATCCGTATAGTGAAGATTTGCTTGTCCTTTCAGGACTTATTTTTGTAGCAGCAGTTGCTTATACCCAAAATATTCCATTTAAAAATTTTCTCCCCTTTATGTATCCTACGGCGGGGATGCTCTATCTTTTGAGTTTATATCAAGAGTATGGTATTAGTGCATTGCTATGGCTCTTGATCGTTGTTGCCGCGGCAGATATCGGTGCCTATTTTGTCGGTAAAAGTATCGGGCGCACTCCATTTTCCGTCTCAAGTCCGAGTAAAACACGCGAAGGGGTATACGGCGGTATTGTTGTGGCAACGGTTGCGGGATTTTTTGTCGGTATCAGTATCGTCGAAAATATGTTGCAAGCAGTTATGATTTCCATGATGGTCTCTATTTCGGCAGTATTTGGCGACTTGTTTGAGAGTTATCTCAAACGTCAAGCAGGGGTCAAAGATAGCGGTAATATCCTCCCAGGTCATGGCGGGATATTAGATCGCATAGATGGTTATCTTTTCGGCGCGATTATTATGCTCATTCTATTACGGGGTCTTGCTTGA